A section of the Roseovarius sp. W115 genome encodes:
- a CDS encoding cupin domain-containing protein, with product MKPIKAHERRVANIADAAAFKAFDDENEPGTSILKLNTDLPRDVGFYIYKMDPGSRSTPHQHGGAEEFLMLEGELIDNDGTVYRQGDVVWLAPGTEHSSHTETGCLIAVFAEGEESAPQG from the coding sequence ATGAAACCGATCAAAGCGCATGAGCGGCGGGTGGCGAATATCGCGGATGCAGCCGCGTTTAAGGCATTTGATGATGAGAACGAACCGGGCACCTCGATACTCAAGCTCAACACGGACTTGCCGCGGGATGTAGGGTTTTACATCTACAAAATGGATCCCGGATCACGCTCAACCCCGCACCAGCATGGCGGCGCGGAGGAATTCCTGATGCTCGAAGGCGAATTGATCGACAATGACGGGACAGTGTATCGGCAGGGGGATGTGGTCTGGCTGGCGCCGGGGACCGAGCATTCCTCGCATACGGAAACCGGATGTTTGATTGCTGTCTTTGCTGAAGGTGAGGAATCAGCACCTCAAGGCTAG
- a CDS encoding efflux RND transporter permease subunit yields MRLSDMAVRRPVLAAVASLLILVFGLAAVQSIPIRELPDVDNAVVSVDTTYVGAAPEVIDSDITETLEGALATINGVRSISSGSRPGRSRITIEFEASRDLDAAAADVRNAVSRVSGRLPEEAEEPLVIKSDADADPVMRLAITSTRMTTAEITDYIDRFIADRISTVEGVSTLRIYGQRPFAVRIWIDRRALAARKLTVADIETALRRNNIELPAGEVKSDSRQLSVRLNSRLGSIEDFRDLVIDRVAGYPVRLRDVARVEPGVSDETTIVRTNGSDAVGIAVLRQSRSNTLAISNAVRAEIDAITPTLPEGMEIIVGSDDALFVGASIREVLIALSISLSLVVLVILVFLRSLRATLVPAIAIPVSLVGCFILISAWGFSLNTLTLLALLLAIGLVVDDAIVVLENIQRRIELGETPLVASYRGARQVTFAVIATSLTLMAVFVPLSFMPGQVGRLFIEFGWVMAGTVAISTFVALTACPALASKVLRARREGTERTPDHRTWPQKAYEALLTRAVAMPLVVIVLGGCVTAGAALFYQDLARELAPREDRGVGFVPLTAPQGSTVAHSDLAARQVEEILDPIRETGVIETVFTFTGWGNRAYRSFVVFRLAPWEERDVPVSDVVDQIRERIDEVTIARGFPVTPAGLGLRGNSTPVRVVISGPDFESVKDWSQDLLERAKEIDGLVDPDINFEQNLPQLDVRIDRQRADDLGISVETIANTLQTMLASREVTGFVSQSREYPVILQAEGNQRRTPSDIANIFVRAADGETLVPLGALVALEENAAAPSLRRFDRLPSIQLSGSLAPGASLGNVLSAVEDGAAEILPPEAKLGYSGQSRTFKDTSAGIGLVLALAMLIVFLVLAAQFESFVHPITIMLTVPAGIAGAIYAMAIGGLTLNVYSQIGIILLVGLVAKNGILIVEFANQLRSEGLERREAVIRASVLRLRPIVMTVISTALGAMPLVLATGAGAESRQAIGTVIVAGLLLASLLMLVVTPVLYDLLARFTKPQGALERRLEAELSEKPAAL; encoded by the coding sequence ATGAGGCTGTCGGACATGGCCGTGCGCCGCCCGGTTCTGGCCGCGGTGGCCAGCCTATTGATCCTTGTCTTTGGCCTTGCCGCCGTACAGTCGATCCCGATCCGCGAATTGCCGGATGTGGACAACGCCGTTGTCTCTGTCGACACCACCTATGTGGGTGCCGCGCCCGAAGTGATCGACTCTGACATCACCGAAACGCTGGAAGGCGCGCTGGCAACCATCAACGGCGTCCGGTCGATCAGTTCCGGCTCGCGCCCTGGACGGTCACGCATCACCATCGAATTTGAGGCCAGCCGCGATCTGGACGCGGCCGCAGCCGACGTGCGCAACGCAGTCTCCCGCGTGAGCGGCCGCTTGCCCGAAGAGGCCGAGGAGCCTCTGGTCATAAAATCCGACGCCGATGCCGACCCGGTGATGCGTCTGGCGATCACCTCAACCCGCATGACCACCGCCGAGATCACGGACTATATCGATCGGTTCATCGCCGACCGGATTTCGACCGTCGAGGGGGTCTCAACCCTGCGCATCTACGGTCAACGCCCTTTTGCCGTGCGCATCTGGATCGACCGGCGTGCCCTGGCGGCGCGCAAGCTTACCGTGGCCGATATTGAGACGGCGCTCAGGCGCAACAACATCGAACTCCCCGCAGGCGAGGTGAAATCCGACAGTCGTCAGCTTTCGGTACGCCTCAACAGCCGCCTGGGCAGCATCGAGGATTTTCGCGATCTGGTCATCGACCGCGTGGCAGGCTACCCCGTGCGCCTGCGTGATGTGGCAAGGGTTGAGCCGGGTGTGTCTGACGAGACCACAATCGTGCGCACCAATGGCAGTGATGCGGTCGGTATCGCCGTCCTGCGCCAAAGCCGCTCCAATACGCTTGCTATCTCAAATGCTGTGCGCGCCGAGATTGACGCCATTACACCCACCCTGCCCGAAGGCATGGAAATCATCGTCGGCTCTGATGACGCGCTTTTTGTCGGGGCCTCAATCCGCGAAGTGCTGATTGCGCTTTCCATTTCCTTGTCGCTTGTGGTGCTGGTGATCCTCGTTTTCCTGCGATCCCTGCGCGCCACGCTGGTGCCCGCCATTGCCATCCCCGTCTCATTGGTGGGCTGTTTCATCCTGATTTCAGCCTGGGGCTTTTCGCTCAACACGCTCACACTTCTTGCGCTCTTACTGGCCATCGGCCTGGTGGTGGATGACGCCATTGTGGTGCTAGAAAACATCCAACGCCGCATTGAGTTGGGGGAAACCCCGCTTGTCGCCAGCTATCGTGGCGCGCGACAGGTGACTTTTGCGGTGATTGCCACCTCGCTCACGCTCATGGCGGTGTTCGTGCCGCTCTCGTTCATGCCCGGACAGGTTGGTCGCCTGTTCATCGAATTTGGCTGGGTCATGGCGGGAACCGTTGCCATCTCAACCTTTGTAGCGCTGACCGCCTGCCCTGCTCTGGCCTCCAAGGTTCTGCGCGCGCGCCGCGAGGGCACCGAACGCACTCCGGATCACCGCACCTGGCCCCAGAAAGCCTATGAGGCCCTGCTCACACGCGCTGTGGCCATGCCGCTCGTGGTGATCGTGCTCGGCGGCTGTGTCACCGCGGGAGCGGCACTCTTCTATCAGGACCTCGCGCGCGAGTTGGCCCCGCGTGAGGACCGTGGCGTGGGGTTCGTGCCCCTGACCGCGCCGCAAGGCAGCACAGTCGCCCATTCCGACCTCGCCGCGCGACAGGTTGAGGAAATCCTGGACCCCATACGCGAAACCGGCGTGATCGAAACGGTCTTTACCTTCACCGGATGGGGCAATCGCGCCTACCGATCTTTCGTTGTCTTCCGGCTTGCCCCATGGGAAGAGCGCGATGTCCCGGTCAGTGATGTGGTCGACCAGATCCGCGAGCGGATTGATGAGGTCACGATTGCGCGTGGCTTCCCCGTCACCCCTGCCGGGCTTGGCCTGCGCGGCAATTCCACACCGGTGCGTGTGGTGATCAGCGGGCCAGATTTCGAGAGCGTCAAGGACTGGTCTCAGGACCTGCTGGAGCGCGCGAAAGAGATCGACGGGCTGGTCGACCCCGATATCAACTTTGAACAGAACCTGCCACAGCTTGACGTGCGCATCGACCGCCAGCGCGCCGACGACCTCGGCATATCCGTAGAAACCATCGCCAACACGCTGCAAACCATGCTGGCCTCGCGCGAGGTCACCGGTTTTGTCAGTCAAAGCCGGGAATATCCGGTGATCCTGCAAGCTGAAGGCAACCAGCGCCGCACACCATCGGACATTGCCAATATCTTTGTGCGCGCGGCCGACGGAGAGACGCTGGTGCCTTTGGGTGCTTTGGTGGCACTAGAGGAAAACGCCGCCGCCCCGTCCCTGCGCCGGTTTGACCGCCTGCCCTCGATCCAGCTCTCCGGCTCGCTGGCCCCCGGTGCCAGTCTCGGCAATGTGCTGAGCGCCGTGGAAGACGGCGCTGCTGAGATCCTGCCGCCAGAAGCCAAGCTTGGCTATTCCGGCCAGTCACGCACCTTCAAAGATACCTCAGCGGGGATCGGGCTGGTCCTTGCGCTGGCCATGTTGATTGTCTTCCTGGTTCTCGCCGCGCAGTTTGAAAGCTTTGTGCACCCGATCACCATCATGCTCACCGTACCAGCGGGTATCGCCGGGGCAATCTATGCCATGGCCATCGGGGGGTTGACGCTCAATGTCTATAGCCAGATCGGGATCATCCTATTGGTGGGCCTTGTCGCCAAGAACGGCATCCTGATCGTGGAATTTGCCAACCAGCTGCGCAGCGAGGGATTAGAACGGCGCGAGGCGGTGATCCGCGCCTCGGTCCTGCGCCTGCGGCCGATCGTGATGACGGTGATCTCGACGGCCCTCGGGGCCATGCCGCTGGTTCTCGCCACCGGGGCGGGTGCCGAAAGCCGTCAGGCGATTGGCACGGTGATTGTCGCCGGCCTCTTGCTGGCCAGTCTGCTGATGCTGGTGGTCACGCCAGTGCTTTACGACCTGCTGGCGCGCTTCACCAAACCCCAGGGCGCGCTGGAGCGTCGTCTGGAAGCAGAGTTGAGCGAGAAACCCGCCGCACTCTAG
- a CDS encoding response regulator transcription factor: protein MSKILFAGGHDLVREALTDYLRRQSGFEVLQTKNVEAASELYDKEGPFDLVLLGCLGTDNKALDGLSQMRSQYGCSVAILSTKTTSEAAQRALDAGASGFLPKSLKPEDMVAAMRIMLSGEVFSPDAYLTENAPAGAVQLTPRERDVLQGLVAGKLNKEIARDLDIQEVTVKLHVKTLSRKLSAKNRTHAAMLARDMGLV, encoded by the coding sequence GTGTCGAAAATACTATTCGCTGGCGGCCATGATTTGGTGCGCGAAGCCCTGACGGACTATTTGCGCAGGCAAAGCGGTTTTGAAGTTCTGCAAACCAAGAACGTCGAAGCTGCAAGCGAACTGTATGACAAAGAGGGTCCTTTCGACCTTGTGCTGCTCGGCTGTCTGGGGACGGATAACAAGGCGCTTGATGGCCTGTCTCAGATGCGGTCGCAATATGGGTGTTCCGTGGCCATACTGTCGACGAAGACAACCTCAGAAGCCGCCCAACGTGCCCTTGATGCCGGGGCGTCCGGGTTCTTACCCAAAAGCCTAAAGCCCGAGGATATGGTTGCCGCCATGCGGATAATGCTGTCGGGCGAGGTGTTTTCTCCTGATGCGTATCTGACCGAAAACGCGCCTGCCGGGGCCGTACAGCTTACACCGCGCGAACGCGATGTTTTGCAGGGTCTTGTGGCAGGCAAGCTCAACAAGGAAATCGCGCGCGATCTGGATATTCAGGAGGTCACGGTAAAGCTTCACGTCAAAACCCTGTCGCGCAAGCTTTCGGCCAAAAACCGGACCCATGCTGCCATGCTGGCACGGGATATGGGGCTGGTGTGA
- a CDS encoding efflux RND transporter periplasmic adaptor subunit — MSVVKQLLILCCLAGLAYGGYEGYRAYLLPQEEAETDDPPRPVTIEVAKAKTSRISETVEAVGTTRALRSIEIVPEDEGRVVTLNITPGAKVKQGDVLVKLDETIERADLAEARARMTEQELALARIERLLSTSAVSQASLEEATARLAEAEAALERARQRLANRTIDAPFDGIVGLSEIDAGARIEAGDMIARLDDLSQVELEFSLPETLFGRVNTGLSIAATSPAFPDKRFEGRIEAVDSRIDPIARAFRTRAVIPNPEGLLPAGMFMSLTLILSELEALTVPEEAIVFQAAATYVFLIEGEEARRVSVTTGPRRDGRIAVLSGLEEGDIVAIRGLARLRDGSTVVIKAEGNEGTAAQDGDS; from the coding sequence ATGTCGGTAGTCAAACAACTCTTGATCCTGTGCTGTCTCGCAGGGCTCGCTTACGGCGGGTATGAGGGCTATCGCGCCTACTTGCTCCCCCAAGAAGAGGCCGAAACCGACGATCCGCCACGCCCGGTGACCATCGAGGTGGCCAAGGCCAAGACAAGCCGAATTTCCGAAACGGTCGAGGCCGTGGGCACCACCCGTGCGCTGCGTTCGATTGAGATCGTGCCCGAGGATGAAGGCCGCGTTGTGACCCTCAACATCACGCCGGGGGCAAAAGTCAAACAGGGCGATGTGCTTGTAAAACTTGACGAAACCATTGAGCGCGCCGATCTGGCGGAGGCCCGCGCGCGCATGACAGAGCAAGAGCTTGCGTTGGCCCGGATCGAGCGGCTTTTGAGCACAAGCGCTGTAAGCCAGGCGTCGCTGGAAGAGGCCACCGCACGTCTGGCCGAGGCCGAAGCCGCGCTGGAGCGCGCCCGCCAGAGGCTGGCCAACCGCACCATTGACGCACCGTTTGACGGCATCGTTGGCCTCTCCGAGATCGACGCAGGGGCGCGCATCGAGGCCGGCGATATGATCGCGCGGCTTGATGACCTCAGCCAGGTGGAGCTTGAGTTTTCCTTGCCGGAAACGCTCTTTGGCCGGGTTAACACTGGCCTCTCTATCGCCGCCACCAGCCCCGCTTTCCCTGACAAACGGTTCGAAGGCCGGATAGAAGCCGTCGATAGCCGCATTGACCCTATCGCACGCGCTTTCCGCACACGCGCGGTGATCCCCAACCCGGAAGGCCTCTTGCCGGCGGGCATGTTCATGTCCCTGACGCTGATCCTATCCGAGCTGGAAGCGCTAACCGTGCCCGAAGAGGCCATCGTATTTCAGGCCGCCGCCACTTACGTGTTCCTGATCGAAGGCGAAGAGGCCCGCAGGGTCTCGGTCACCACAGGGCCGCGCCGCGATGGGCGCATTGCCGTCCTGTCCGGTCTTGAAGAAGGCGACATCGTAGCCATTCGCGGCCTTGCACGCTTGCGCGATGGATCAACTGTGGTGATCAAAGCCGAAGGGAACGAAGGCACCGCGGCGCAGGATGGCGACTCATGA
- a CDS encoding trimethylamine methyltransferase family protein, translating to MPNEARKPSRRSGRRERLAKAAAPPAINPAPPGQVGGQYKPLTDTDLQQIFDTALRLLEELGMGEVPDRLAALFLANGAHELPGDRISLPPDLIKAAISSAAKTFTFQGRDPARSITVGGQAVHFGTGGAAVQTLDLETGVYRPATLTDLHDFTRLQDTLTNVSWFTRCCIATDIEDPFDLDVNTAYALIRNTTKPVATAFTLPEHVAPIVEMFDIASGGPGTFAKRPWLKAHISPVISPMRYGEDAVDVTFECLAHNIPVSLITAAQAGATAPATLAGFLAQSLAETLASLAMVHVIKPGHPMVFSNWPLVIDLRTGAFAGGGGEIAVLNAASAQLSNWLGLPSGVACSMSDAKAIDAQYGAEKGLTSLAAALAGGNLIYESSGMTASLLGVSFEAFILDNEMHAATYRALRGVEVSEANLGIDAICEAVLGEGHFLGGAQTFEAMERDYVYPELADRDMPRSWQEKGAPDAWSVARDKAREVLQTHTPNYLTPEQDAAIRARFKILSD from the coding sequence ATGCCAAATGAGGCCAGAAAACCGTCGCGTCGGTCCGGACGCCGCGAACGGCTGGCCAAGGCAGCGGCGCCACCTGCGATCAACCCAGCCCCACCTGGACAAGTCGGCGGTCAATACAAGCCACTCACGGACACCGATCTGCAGCAGATTTTTGACACTGCGCTGCGCCTGTTAGAGGAGCTGGGGATGGGTGAGGTGCCGGACCGCCTTGCGGCGCTCTTTCTTGCAAATGGCGCCCATGAATTGCCCGGAGACCGCATTTCCCTGCCGCCAGACCTGATCAAGGCGGCGATTTCCAGTGCGGCCAAGACGTTCACCTTTCAGGGTCGGGACCCTGCGCGCAGCATTACCGTGGGCGGACAGGCGGTGCACTTCGGCACAGGCGGGGCTGCGGTGCAGACGCTTGACCTTGAGACCGGGGTATACCGCCCCGCAACATTGACCGACTTGCATGATTTCACCCGGTTGCAGGACACACTGACCAATGTCAGCTGGTTCACGCGCTGTTGCATCGCCACGGATATTGAAGACCCGTTCGATCTGGATGTGAACACGGCATATGCGCTGATCAGGAACACGACGAAGCCTGTCGCGACGGCGTTTACCTTGCCTGAGCACGTCGCGCCGATTGTCGAAATGTTTGATATCGCGTCGGGAGGGCCGGGAACTTTTGCCAAACGCCCATGGCTCAAGGCACATATCAGCCCGGTCATCAGCCCGATGCGCTACGGTGAGGACGCAGTGGATGTCACATTTGAATGTTTGGCGCACAACATCCCCGTGTCGCTCATCACGGCGGCACAGGCCGGAGCGACGGCACCCGCCACGCTTGCAGGGTTTCTAGCTCAGTCATTGGCCGAAACGCTGGCGAGCCTTGCGATGGTGCATGTGATCAAACCGGGCCATCCGATGGTCTTTTCCAACTGGCCGTTGGTGATTGACCTGCGCACTGGGGCTTTTGCCGGGGGCGGGGGTGAGATAGCTGTGCTCAATGCCGCGTCAGCTCAACTTAGCAACTGGCTGGGCCTGCCCAGTGGCGTGGCTTGTTCGATGTCCGATGCCAAGGCAATCGACGCGCAATACGGCGCGGAAAAGGGGCTGACCTCGCTTGCGGCGGCGCTGGCGGGGGGCAATCTGATTTACGAGTCCTCAGGCATGACCGCCTCGCTCTTGGGGGTCAGTTTCGAGGCGTTTATTCTCGACAATGAGATGCACGCCGCCACTTATCGCGCGTTGCGCGGTGTGGAGGTGTCCGAGGCCAATCTGGGCATTGACGCGATTTGCGAAGCGGTGCTGGGCGAGGGGCATTTCCTGGGCGGTGCGCAGACGTTTGAGGCGATGGAGCGCGACTATGTTTACCCAGAGCTGGCCGACCGGGACATGCCGCGCAGTTGGCAAGAAAAGGGCGCGCCCGATGCCTGGAGCGTGGCGCGCGACAAGGCGCGGGAGGTTTTGCAGACGCATACGCCCAACTACCTGACGCCCGAACAAGACGCGGCCATCCGCGCGCGGTTCAAGATTCTGAGCGATTGA
- a CDS encoding LysR family transcriptional regulator: MKPSQLSLRWLEVFLMTAQSGSVQTAAQQAGLSVSTVSHHLKSLETKLGTPLFDHSRRPLRVTAAGAVFQRDVEGALKLIRKAEAEAQAGSVGETRSLALALIEDFDGDIAPELARHLTTAMPKCRFRHLTRPSHEILDMLRAQEIDVGLAARPQSVPDALSEHAILRDPYVLALPAGVKLAEDRLIAGQTDLPFLRYSSNQLMARQIEQQLRRLNRDLSDQYEFESTQTLMRLVAEGAGWAITTPMNYLRAQRFHRQVRLAPFPDKGFARTLSIYATDLADPVVMQTVTETLRRLIETRAVQPVIDAEPWLRDAFRLLPVNRSES; encoded by the coding sequence ATGAAACCATCCCAGCTCAGCCTCAGATGGCTTGAGGTTTTTCTGATGACCGCGCAAAGCGGCTCGGTACAGACGGCCGCACAGCAGGCCGGTCTATCGGTGAGCACCGTCTCGCATCACCTCAAGTCGCTGGAAACCAAACTGGGTACACCGCTTTTTGATCACAGCCGTCGCCCCTTGCGGGTCACGGCGGCAGGCGCCGTGTTTCAGCGGGATGTGGAGGGCGCTCTGAAACTCATTCGCAAGGCCGAAGCCGAAGCACAAGCCGGGTCGGTGGGCGAAACGCGATCATTGGCCCTCGCCCTTATCGAGGATTTTGATGGCGACATTGCCCCCGAACTGGCGCGTCACCTGACCACCGCCATGCCAAAATGCCGGTTTCGCCATCTCACCCGGCCCAGCCATGAAATCCTGGACATGCTGCGCGCACAGGAGATTGACGTCGGCCTCGCGGCTCGCCCGCAGTCCGTACCGGACGCGCTCAGCGAGCACGCCATCCTGCGCGACCCTTATGTTCTGGCCTTGCCCGCTGGCGTCAAGCTGGCCGAAGACAGGCTCATTGCCGGGCAAACCGACCTGCCCTTTCTGCGCTATTCCTCAAATCAGCTCATGGCCCGGCAAATTGAACAGCAATTGCGCCGCCTGAACCGGGATCTGTCAGACCAGTACGAATTTGAAAGCACCCAAACCCTGATGCGTCTCGTGGCCGAGGGCGCGGGTTGGGCCATCACCACACCGATGAACTACCTGCGTGCGCAGAGGTTTCATCGTCAGGTCCGGCTGGCCCCTTTCCCCGACAAGGGATTTGCGCGCACGCTATCGATCTATGCCACCGACCTCGCCGATCCTGTGGTGATGCAAACGGTTACCGAGACCCTGCGCCGGCTGATTGAGACCCGCGCGGTGCAGCCTGTGATCGACGCGGAACCCTGGTTGCGGGATGCCTTTCGATTGCTGCCAGTCAATCGCTCAGAATCTTGA
- a CDS encoding GcvT family protein, translating to MKTQTRCVVIGGGIAGCSTLYHLTQEGWTDVVLVERNELTSGTTWHSAAQVTNFGMNQTMVGLKTHSINLYKELANDPEYPINYHHGDGGIRMANTEAHMEGYRHFASMARGMDVHFEVIDAEECARRHPLISTDNLIGGLWDPLDGDIDPAQLCQALARRARKAGAEVYRNTPVTALTQHADDSWTVHTEHGDIRCEVVVNACGYRVNEVGAMMGVHHPVMSMEHQYFLTEPIQAIMDAGHRMPLIRCPISDYYCRQEKNGLLVGFYEQDCKTWGMDGIDPNFVNALCPDDLDRVMDVLEGAFARMPALRETGIHTVVNGPITYTIDGAPLVGPIPGKRNAFCIIGLRAGLGEGGGHGWLLAQQIVHGEACYDTWPLDPRRFTGHGNVELTALKAIEDYQNEFRFHFPHEHRPAGRPIKTTPLTPVLAAEGAEFGVVNGWERVDFFKPSPDFKETHSFRFNETFDVVAAEVKAIQTGVGLTEVNGFNRFELTGSDVHSFLDRMVCGSVSRKSGRAGLAYLLNHHGMVKGECTIANLPASDRGPDRVWYGSAAASEAHDMDWLCAHLRPDEDVQIRSLTNDQTILVLAGPKARDVLSSASRGDWSAAAFPWLSVRECFIGIAPATVFSLSFSGELAYEIHVPNNQLYAAYLALRQAGELHGLTLFGSRAVESMRLEKGFLHWKSDILTEFDPFETGLDRFVRMNKPDFIGKAALENRRKQGPQKKLVTLEIDSRDAPAHGGASVMDGEKVIGTVTSGDWGHRVGKNLAYAFVDPAFSEMGQETHIDIIGHLTPAKVIPASPYDPDMTLPRG from the coding sequence ATGAAAACTCAGACCCGGTGCGTGGTGATCGGCGGCGGTATCGCCGGATGCTCGACCTTGTATCACCTGACACAGGAAGGTTGGACCGATGTCGTTCTGGTGGAGCGTAACGAGCTGACATCCGGGACGACATGGCACTCTGCCGCGCAGGTCACGAACTTTGGCATGAACCAGACCATGGTCGGACTGAAAACACATTCCATAAACCTTTACAAAGAGTTGGCGAACGATCCTGAATACCCGATCAACTATCACCACGGCGATGGCGGCATCCGCATGGCCAACACCGAAGCGCATATGGAGGGCTACCGTCACTTCGCCTCTATGGCGCGCGGGATGGATGTGCATTTCGAAGTGATCGACGCCGAGGAATGCGCCCGGCGGCATCCGCTTATTTCCACCGACAACCTGATTGGCGGACTGTGGGACCCGCTGGATGGCGATATCGACCCCGCGCAGCTTTGTCAGGCGCTGGCGCGGCGTGCGCGCAAGGCAGGCGCTGAGGTCTATCGCAACACGCCCGTGACCGCCCTCACCCAGCATGCCGATGACAGCTGGACGGTGCACACTGAACATGGCGACATCCGTTGTGAGGTGGTGGTTAACGCCTGCGGGTACCGGGTGAACGAAGTGGGCGCGATGATGGGCGTGCATCACCCGGTCATGTCGATGGAGCATCAGTATTTCCTGACCGAACCGATTCAGGCAATCATGGATGCCGGTCACCGTATGCCCCTGATCCGCTGCCCCATTAGCGATTATTACTGCCGGCAGGAAAAGAACGGGCTGCTCGTTGGGTTTTATGAGCAAGACTGTAAAACCTGGGGCATGGACGGGATTGATCCGAATTTCGTCAATGCGCTTTGCCCTGATGATCTGGACCGGGTTATGGACGTGCTTGAAGGCGCGTTTGCCCGAATGCCTGCGTTGCGTGAGACGGGCATTCACACCGTAGTCAATGGCCCGATCACCTACACGATTGATGGCGCGCCTCTGGTTGGACCCATACCAGGCAAGAGAAATGCGTTTTGCATCATAGGCTTACGCGCCGGTCTTGGAGAAGGCGGCGGACATGGCTGGTTGCTGGCACAGCAGATTGTGCATGGTGAGGCGTGCTATGACACCTGGCCGCTCGATCCGCGGCGGTTTACTGGGCACGGCAATGTGGAACTCACCGCCCTGAAGGCCATTGAAGACTACCAGAACGAATTCCGCTTCCACTTTCCGCATGAGCATCGTCCCGCCGGTCGTCCGATCAAGACCACGCCCCTGACGCCGGTTCTGGCCGCAGAAGGGGCTGAATTTGGCGTCGTAAACGGTTGGGAACGCGTGGATTTCTTCAAACCATCCCCTGACTTCAAGGAAACTCACTCTTTCCGCTTCAATGAAACCTTCGATGTGGTCGCGGCAGAGGTGAAGGCCATTCAGACCGGCGTGGGATTAACAGAAGTGAACGGCTTTAACCGCTTTGAGCTGACCGGTTCAGATGTCCACAGCTTCCTGGACCGTATGGTCTGTGGATCTGTCTCGCGCAAATCTGGTCGTGCGGGTCTGGCCTATCTGCTCAACCACCACGGCATGGTGAAGGGGGAATGCACCATCGCCAACCTGCCCGCCTCCGATCGTGGCCCTGACAGGGTTTGGTATGGCTCTGCGGCGGCATCTGAGGCACATGACATGGATTGGCTCTGTGCCCATCTGCGCCCTGATGAGGATGTGCAGATCCGGTCTTTGACCAATGACCAGACCATCCTTGTGCTGGCTGGGCCCAAGGCGCGCGATGTGCTGTCATCGGCCAGCCGTGGAGATTGGTCAGCGGCGGCGTTTCCGTGGCTTTCCGTGCGCGAATGCTTCATCGGCATCGCTCCAGCTACAGTCTTTTCTCTCAGCTTTTCCGGAGAGTTAGCCTATGAAATTCATGTCCCAAACAACCAGCTTTACGCCGCCTATCTGGCTTTGCGCCAAGCTGGGGAGCTGCATGGCCTGACCCTATTTGGCTCTCGGGCCGTCGAGTCGATGCGTCTTGAGAAAGGGTTCCTGCATTGGAAATCCGACATCCTGACAGAGTTCGACCCCTTCGAGACTGGCCTGGATCGGTTCGTGCGCATGAACAAACCGGATTTTATTGGTAAGGCAGCACTTGAAAACCGGCGCAAGCAGGGTCCGCAAAAGAAACTGGTCACGTTGGAAATCGACAGCCGAGACGCCCCCGCCCATGGTGGGGCATCGGTGATGGATGGCGAAAAAGTGATTGGCACGGTGACGTCCGGCGACTGGGGGCACAGGGTCGGCAAAAATCTGGCCTATGCCTTTGTAGATCCTGCATTTTCTGAGATGGGCCAGGAAACGCATATCGACATCATTGGCCATCTCACCCCCGCCAAGGTGATCCCTGCTTCGCCATATGACCCGGATATGACCCTGCCGCGCGGTTAG